A region from the Onychostoma macrolepis isolate SWU-2019 chromosome 18, ASM1243209v1, whole genome shotgun sequence genome encodes:
- the gcsha gene encoding glycine cleavage system protein H (aminomethyl carrier), a gives MAMCTILRYASVSLTSSLLRLSNRNALTPARLLARACYKRPLSTTTRFCAALKFTDKHEWVRVDSGVATVGISNFAQEALGDVVYCGLPEVGAKLSQSDEFGALESVKAASELYSPLTGEVTDVNDALADNPGLVNKSCYKDGWLMKMTVSIPEELDGLMDEAAYERYIKSMED, from the exons ATGGCGATGTGCACAATATTACGATATGCTTCTGTTAGTTTGACCTCCTCTTTACTTCGACTGTCAAACAGAAACGCTCTGACTCCAGCTAGACTGCTGGCGAGGGCATGCTATAAAAGACCCCTGAGCACCACCACTCGATTTTGCGCAG CACTGAAGTTCACAGACAAACACGAGTGGGTTCGCGTGGACAGTGGTGTGGCAACAGTGGGCATCAGTAATTTTGCACAG GAGGCACTGGGGGACGTGGTCTACTGTGGGCTCCCTGAAGTTGGTGCAAAGTTATCACAGTCTG ATGAATTTGGTGCTCTGGAGAGTGTTAAAGCAGCGAGTGAGTTGTACTCTCCTCTGACGGGGGAGGTGACAGATGTCAATGACGCCTTGGCAGACAACCCAGGACTGGTCAACAAATCTTGTTATAAAGACG GCTGGCTGATGAAGATGACCGTATCTATTCCTGAGGAATTGGATGGACTGATGGATGAAGCTGCTTATGAAAGATACATCAAATCTATGGAGGACTAG